The DNA region GCTGCTGCTGGATAAGCCTGGCGTTTCTGGCGAGTTAGATTCATCGGTGATAACACGTTTTAACCAGCGCGTGCAGGAGAGCCATCGCAACACCTGGCAGGCGATTGCGGCCCGCCCTGACTGGACACGCCTGCGCGATCGTCCACTCAATTTTGGCGAGGCGGAGCAGGCGCTGTTGGCGGGACACGCATTTCATCCGGCACCTAAATCCCATGAACCGTTCAGCGATGCCGAAGCGCGCCGTTATCTGCCCGAGTTTGCTTCTGCTTTCCCGTTGCGCTGGTTTGCCATTGCCCGCGAGCAGCTGGCGGGCGAGAGCCTTAACCTGACGCTGCCGCAGCGCCTGATTCGGCTGGTGAGCGAAAGCGCGCCCGCACTGCTGACACACCTTGATGACGATACCGCATTGCTGCCGATGCATCCGTGGCAGGCAAGCCATCTGCTCAAACAGCCGTGGTGTCAACGGCTGATGGCCAGCGGCAAGCTGCGCGATCTGGGCGAGGCGGGAGAAAGCTGGTTGCCGACCAGTTCATCGCGCGCCATCTATTTTGCCCACGGCAGCGACATGCTGAAGTTTTCGCTGAGCGTTCGCCTGACCAATTCGCTGCGCACGCTGTCGGTGAAAGAGGTTAAACGCGGCATGCGGCTGGCGCGGCTGGCGACCACCCGTGAATGGCAGGGCCTGCAACTGCGCCATCCCACCCTGCGCGTGATGCAGGAAGATGGCTGGGCGGGCATCAAAGATGAGCACGGCGTGGTGCAGGAAGAGAGCCTGCTCGCCTTCCGCGTCAACCTGCTGAAAGCGCAGCCTGAGGCGCAAACCAACGTGCTGGTGTCGCTGACGCAGGCCGCACCGGACGGTGGCGATAGTCTGCTGACCGCAGCCGTGCGGCGACTGGCCAAACGATTGAGCCTGACGCCACAACAGGCGGCGCATTGCTGGTTGCAGGCCTATTGCGAACAGGTTCTGGTGCCGCTGTTCCGCATCGAAGCGGATTACGGCGTGGCGCTGCTCGCGCATCAGCAAAATATTCTGGTCGAGATGCAGCAGGATCTGCCGGTGGGCATGATCTACCGCGATTGCCAGGGCAGTGCGTTCACCGCCAGCGCACAGGCCTGGCTGGAGAAATACCACCAGGCTGACGCGGAAAATCGCTTCAGTGAGCAGCAGCTGCTGCGCTACTTCCCCTATTACCTGCTGATGAATTCAACCCTCGCGGTCACCGCCGCACTGGCCGCCGCTGGATTCGACAGCGAAGCCGCCTGCAATCAACGGGTGCGCGACGCGCTGGCCGCGCTGCGTCAGCAGGTGAACGATCGCACCTGCCTCGACTTCGTATTGGACAGCCGCTACTGGCAGTGCAAAG from Duffyella gerundensis includes:
- a CDS encoding IucA/IucC family protein translates to MSSPSEQMSVDIAAQCFLNALMRETNDWQLRHAADGSAGSQLVIPLDERRRIEIALRYVSPTQHHHYHFPARLCRDDDSTGQPLDFAALTTLLLDKPGVSGELDSSVITRFNQRVQESHRNTWQAIAARPDWTRLRDRPLNFGEAEQALLAGHAFHPAPKSHEPFSDAEARRYLPEFASAFPLRWFAIAREQLAGESLNLTLPQRLIRLVSESAPALLTHLDDDTALLPMHPWQASHLLKQPWCQRLMASGKLRDLGEAGESWLPTSSSRAIYFAHGSDMLKFSLSVRLTNSLRTLSVKEVKRGMRLARLATTREWQGLQLRHPTLRVMQEDGWAGIKDEHGVVQEESLLAFRVNLLKAQPEAQTNVLVSLTQAAPDGGDSLLTAAVRRLAKRLSLTPQQAAHCWLQAYCEQVLVPLFRIEADYGVALLAHQQNILVEMQQDLPVGMIYRDCQGSAFTASAQAWLEKYHQADAENRFSEQQLLRYFPYYLLMNSTLAVTAALAAAGFDSEAACNQRVRDALAALRQQVNDRTCLDFVLDSRYWQCKGNFFCYLHDHNENTIVDPAVIYFDFANPLYSGVK